In Candidatus Saganbacteria bacterium, a single window of DNA contains:
- a CDS encoding UvrD-helicase domain-containing protein — translation MTKQVFVVEASAGTGKTFALAKRYIDLLTDKNNQDQDNSFRSILAITFTNKAASEMKGRIMRFMKEIAIKNTDSSLQSLDALVHNYNYFQVQTIDSFVNTIISACAFRAGLTADFEVRKDHIDYLSYSLDDLIDSSGADKEVSKVFSNFLDHYIFIENKTSWFPREDILAILRSMYFDSNIYGMGFNKYETKEDVRQIKKKTFSLIAKLASKDLKGVNKNFIASLNKFIDRSKTGFSIEDVSDYFKRNEIPVNKGFEVSEGVDELWSKIKKSLCDLCETEAFSTFNCYVDIYGLVMKDFEKAARAQDVMFLEELNSKALQIKEMIDVPELYWRLATRYRHFLLDEFQDTSFLQWNNLYPMIEEALSTGGTLFYVGDKKQSIYRFRGAAPVLFGQAKEQLNNFEGSVQTINMNYRSQKEIVDFNNMIFSDENLNSFISKLSEKNEDVNEFAADMLELYKNSKQQYLEGNLYGKVTVEAVDDKDDQDSSEIIEQKVIAAVKDLQTRSDLNDIAILCRDNDDVQIVTSWLLKESIPVESFLTLSIRENALIKEVISFLKFLTSPVDNLAFGSFITGSIFLKISGIDAKEIESFIIGWDRGKARERYLYKEFKSKYAEIWGSLIEEFFNSIEFVPLYEYMIRTIGSFRVMENFPGQQGFFMKLLEVIKDKEEDIQNVESFIKYFDETKDDLFVNAAGSDSVKVMTVHKAKGLGFGAVILPYLRMDVKVTGRGRSGAVIEGGGRLSIVRLKEKYNNYSNKLKEIYLQEYKRAFIDELNNVYVALTRAKNELYVFVPPRSGNAMNPVRCLLPEKFESGTAKKYPSDIPSEEPVEIKTSRYRDVISLLEDDEHIKESKVIDREKKIAGDMAHLVLSFIRSLKGKDVEAEINAAFLKAGSKYLKHDLEHVRTAVEKLINDKKAAAFFFAADGEIFTEQEVITSEGRLFRIDRLIAKKDEAIVVDYKSSKDNHEEYVTQLTNYMGLIKGIFRKSKVRGFLVYLDTTDIEEIHG, via the coding sequence ATGACAAAACAAGTCTTCGTGGTAGAAGCCTCTGCCGGCACCGGAAAAACATTTGCCCTCGCGAAAAGATATATCGATCTTCTGACAGATAAAAATAATCAAGATCAGGATAACTCGTTCAGGAGTATCCTGGCCATCACTTTTACAAATAAGGCCGCCAGTGAGATGAAGGGCCGGATCATGCGCTTTATGAAAGAGATAGCTATTAAGAATACGGATAGTTCACTACAGTCGCTGGACGCTCTCGTCCACAATTACAATTATTTCCAGGTGCAGACTATAGACAGTTTTGTTAATACGATAATTTCAGCTTGTGCTTTCAGGGCAGGACTGACGGCTGATTTTGAGGTCCGTAAGGACCATATCGATTATCTTTCGTACAGCCTTGATGATCTCATCGATTCTTCGGGAGCGGATAAAGAGGTCAGCAAGGTGTTTAGCAATTTCCTCGATCATTATATATTTATTGAGAACAAAACAAGCTGGTTCCCGAGAGAGGATATCCTGGCGATCTTAAGGTCCATGTATTTCGATTCAAATATATACGGAATGGGTTTTAATAAATATGAGACAAAAGAAGATGTAAGGCAAATAAAGAAAAAGACCTTTTCTCTGATAGCGAAACTCGCGTCAAAAGATCTTAAAGGAGTGAACAAGAACTTTATCGCTAGCCTTAATAAATTCATTGATAGATCAAAGACAGGCTTTTCGATCGAAGATGTTTCCGATTATTTCAAAAGGAACGAGATCCCGGTCAATAAAGGGTTTGAAGTATCAGAGGGTGTTGATGAGCTCTGGTCAAAGATCAAAAAGAGCCTGTGCGATCTGTGCGAAACAGAAGCGTTCTCGACATTCAACTGCTACGTGGATATCTATGGCCTTGTGATGAAAGATTTTGAAAAGGCCGCAAGGGCCCAGGATGTAATGTTCCTTGAAGAGCTGAACAGCAAGGCTCTTCAAATAAAGGAGATGATAGATGTTCCTGAGCTTTACTGGCGGCTTGCCACAAGATACAGGCATTTTCTTCTTGATGAGTTCCAGGACACCAGCTTTCTGCAATGGAACAATCTTTATCCGATGATAGAAGAAGCTCTTTCAACAGGGGGCACTCTATTTTATGTCGGGGATAAAAAGCAGTCAATTTACAGGTTCAGGGGGGCGGCGCCCGTGCTTTTTGGCCAGGCAAAGGAACAGCTGAACAATTTTGAGGGTTCAGTGCAGACCATAAATATGAATTACCGCAGCCAGAAGGAGATAGTCGATTTCAACAATATGATCTTTTCGGATGAAAACCTGAACTCGTTTATTTCAAAATTATCCGAGAAAAATGAGGATGTCAATGAGTTTGCCGCAGATATGCTCGAATTGTATAAAAATTCAAAGCAGCAATATCTTGAAGGCAATTTATACGGGAAAGTAACTGTCGAAGCAGTAGACGATAAAGATGATCAGGACTCGTCAGAAATAATCGAGCAAAAGGTCATTGCAGCGGTCAAAGATCTTCAAACGAGGTCGGATCTTAATGATATTGCCATATTGTGCCGTGATAATGATGATGTCCAGATCGTCACATCCTGGCTCCTGAAAGAGAGTATTCCGGTGGAATCATTCCTTACCTTGAGCATCAGGGAGAACGCGCTGATAAAAGAAGTAATATCTTTTTTGAAGTTCTTGACCTCACCCGTGGACAATCTTGCTTTCGGCTCATTCATAACAGGATCGATCTTTCTCAAAATATCCGGTATTGATGCAAAAGAGATCGAATCTTTCATAATAGGGTGGGACAGGGGAAAAGCCCGCGAAAGATATCTATACAAAGAATTCAAAAGCAAATATGCAGAGATCTGGGGATCTTTGATCGAAGAGTTCTTCAATTCAATAGAGTTTGTTCCGCTATATGAATACATGATCAGGACGATCGGTTCATTCCGAGTTATGGAGAATTTCCCCGGTCAGCAGGGCTTTTTCATGAAGCTTCTTGAAGTAATAAAAGATAAAGAGGAGGACATACAGAACGTTGAAAGTTTCATCAAGTATTTTGATGAGACAAAAGATGACCTGTTCGTAAACGCGGCCGGTTCAGATTCAGTGAAGGTCATGACAGTTCACAAAGCCAAGGGGTTAGGTTTCGGGGCGGTCATCCTGCCGTACCTGCGGATGGATGTGAAGGTCACCGGAAGAGGAAGATCGGGTGCCGTGATAGAGGGCGGGGGCAGGCTTTCTATCGTCAGGTTAAAAGAAAAATACAATAACTACTCAAATAAACTAAAAGAGATCTATCTGCAGGAATACAAAAGAGCCTTTATTGATGAGTTGAACAATGTTTATGTCGCTTTGACCAGGGCAAAGAACGAGCTGTATGTCTTTGTCCCGCCAAGATCGGGGAACGCAATGAATCCGGTCAGATGTCTGCTGCCAGAAAAGTTTGAAAGCGGTACGGCAAAAAAATATCCATCTGATATTCCTTCGGAGGAACCGGTTGAGATCAAAACATCAAGATACAGAGATGTGATATCCCTTCTTGAAGATGACGAACATATCAAAGAATCAAAAGTCATTGACAGGGAGAAAAAGATCGCGGGAGACATGGCGCATCTGGTCCTTTCCTTTATAAGAAGTCTAAAAGGAAAAGATGTTGAGGCCGAGATCAATGCGGCATTCCTGAAGGCCGGATCAAAATATTTGAAACACGATCTGGAGCATGTCAGGACCGCGGTTGAAAAGCTGATAAATGATAAGAAAGCGGCTGCTTTTTTCTTTGCGGCGGACGGAGAGATCTTTACTGAACAAGAAGTTATTACGTCAGAAGGACGGCTTTTCAGGATAGACCGGTTGATAGCGAAAAAAGATGAGGCGATAGTCGTGGATTATAAAAGCTCAAAAGATAACCACGAAGAATATGTGACGCAACTGACAAATTATATGGGATTGATCAAAGGAATATTCAGAAAGTCCAAGGTCAGGGGCTTTCTGGTCTATCTGGATACAACTGACATCGAGGAGATCCATGGATAA